In the genome of Fundulus heteroclitus isolate FHET01 unplaced genomic scaffold, MU-UCD_Fhet_4.1 scaffold_97, whole genome shotgun sequence, the window GTGATCAGTGTATCTAGaggctgctgaaaaaaaaaccatttcCCTGTTTTCAGTTAATGTACGCATGTGCACATTTCAAACTTAAAAATCAtgtcttaaaatgcattttcctATCAGTATCATCTCTATCACCTATGCTGTTTTAGCAGGACTGTCCAGTAAATGCCCTCAGGCAGAGCAGGTTTAGGAGGGAACACTTGCAGTTTAGATGCAAGtggtggaaaaactgttttactggcgaaataaaaacagaaagcagaggaGCAAAATACAATTAACTGGTGCAGAAAGCCAAATATCAGCCATGTTTTCTGTCACCCACCTGTATCTGCGAGGCATGCAAGTCCATGGTGATGATGTGGTCTGCGCCCGAAACAGACAACATGTTGGCCACCAGCTTGGCAGAGATAGGAGCGCGGCTCTGCAATGAAAACAGATCCCCTCAGTCacatggaataaaaaaaaaaaaaaaaaagtggcaggCAGGGCTCATGTCTAAAAATAACACTTCACTAAGAGCTCAGCACCAGACTTCATTTATAGCAGTAAAAGGATAAAATCTGTATAAAAATCGACCGCTAAATTTGGGAAAACGACACTTCTTCTGTGTGAATAATGCAGATATATTTGAATTAATTcgataaaatgtatttatgtcaGGAATTTActagcattttttattttgtattactGAGCAGAGCTTATTTCTAATGAGACCaaccacgaaaaaaaaaaaaaatcacttttactTGTGCATCTTTTTTGACCACTTCTTTATTCTTCCACTGAACTTCCCATTGTTATGCTTCATTACAACACTCTACACAGCAAATGACTTTTTGTGACACACACTCTTTGTCGAGCGTGTAAGTATCTCTCAGTTCCGTAGTATCCTCCATTGTTGTGTAGGCCATAACATCGCTTTTCTGAATCACAAACTATCCTTCAAGCTCTCACTGTGTGTGATGAATGTTCAAAAGTGGATGTAATTCCGTCTTTTCTTTTTGGAttgaataaaatacacaaaagctTTTGATCAGTGAGACGGTGAAATACATGCAGTGCATAATCCACTCATGCGATGAGATTTACAGGGTAGAATGACAGcggaaaaaaagcaacacatgaaacaaaaaaaaaaaaaaagtgggagtTAAAGACAGCGTGGAGAGGCCGATAAAAGCAAAGCCAGAAGTGGGAGCGAATTCGCCTTAAGGAGCTGATGGCAGGCGGACATGTCTGCAGGCTTCTTGTCATGATGCTGGGTGGCAAATGGCATGACAGAAGTAAGTAGACAAATATCCCTCACCCCCACCTTGTCCTTCTTGTCCTGCCGGGCATACGGGAAGCAGGGGATGACAGCTGTGACCCTGGAGGCGGAGGCAATCTTGCAGGCGTTGATCATGATCAGCAGCTCCATCAAATTGTCATTGATCTCGCCGCAGCCGCTCTGCACGATGTAGACGTCCTCGCCACGCACGCTCTCCCCGATCTCCACGCTACCGGGgaaaaagaggtgagaaaacAAACGGCACTTTGAGCCAAGCAGGCGGCAGACTGGTGACACAAAGTAAACAATGGTTTGTCTTTGCCATGTGATTTGGCCGGATCAAGGGTTACGTCGGTGATAAATGAAGCGTGAAGACCCGCACGTGACGCTGCGGTTTTAGTTTTTCCGCTAGCTTGAGTTGTTTCGCTAGAATAACGCCGTTAGAGAAGTTCTTGTGAGTTCTGGAGGACGTGTGGACTACAAGTTCCGTAAAACACTGCGCGACAATCTTCACCGTGACTGCACGTTTCCCATTAACCGCCCACAAACCGCTAGGTCACAGCATTTAACCATAACGCACATTTCGTCAGCAGCGCGGACgcaaataataatagtaataataataataataaaaagcttACCATGTTTCTTGGTTGCTAAATTTCTTGGTAACAACCTTCCCCAGTTCGAGACCGAGGCGGTCTGCTATTTTCTGAGACAGATCCGGATGAGAGCTGCCGCTAAAAATCTTAATATTCGGCATTTTGCAGCGTCGTTCGGGGCGTCGTGCGGCTCCGGGAGAGCTGCGGCGGCGAGCAGCTGTCGAGTCAGAGGCAACAACTGGGAACAGATCAACAGTTGATGAGCTACTCTGCACCGAGCCGTGGAGCGCTTCCCTACCTAACCTCCATTATGTCCCACACCTCGCGCGCGCGTTCGTTCGTTGTCGAACGGGACGCGCGCACGCAGCTTTCGTTTACGCCGTGCCGCCATGACGTCAGCGTCGACGAGGAAGAGCTCAGTGGTCTATGGGCATCATCATGATTATGGGAGTGTGGTATATGGTTCAGCgggtgaaataaataaaataaaatagatgttATCCAAGCTATAGCATTGATACTTTGTATAGGGGGAGTTAAATCAACACCAATGTGTGATTTACAAGTAGAATCAGGCAAAATGGCATTACGTATCAGAAGACAGCAGTTAATTGTTAATTATTGGATATTTAAAAGGCAATAATGAAAATCACCCTGTTAAGAAAGTGTTCGAAAATGGTTGGGAAAAAGGAAAGGAATTAAACACATAATCTTGGCTGGGTTGAGGAATATAGAGCAAGAACATTTAATGTACATAAAGAACCAGTCCAACAGTAAAGACCGTTATGGCCAACAGGGACTTGGAAATCCATTAGTGTAGACAGATCATTATCAAATATTAAGACAATAAATACTACAGATAGCCTATGTCACATGGACGACCTTGAGCGGTTGGGTTTTTGTTCAGTGAGACAGAGTCTTGAACCAGAGTCAGGTGGAGAACAGCAGCAGTTTATTTTTCCACTCAGCATCCACACAACACTGTCCTTCACAGCTGACACTGCAGTCTTAAATAGTCCCAGCTGTGACGGACCAAACCATATTAAATTGACAGGGGAATCTCTTAATCAATCTCCAccaatttacataaaatacattttattaaataccatacttctatttactttttataaatatttttccattttatcattACACCTTAAATAAACACCACAAATAAACCCAACAATCCCCCCCTAGTCTCCTCAATGGCCTCTCCCAAAGCTATATATGGCGTCTGGACCCCCGGGGTAGAATTTGTccaaacaccctggagaggacacAGAAAAGATAGGTGAGTCACTTTACCACAGCACTCCTCACTCAACAGAGTATGCACACATTTGCTTAGTTTTTCCTCACCATTAGCTCATTGCTCTGTGGTAATCATTATGCTCCTCCACAGGCACCAGCAACCAACCTCACtcaatgaggagcagctgtgcagagccCAAAACAAAGGCCACATACCAATCGccaaaatgctcaataaatataattaaaacttcTTGTGTGCAAACTTATTGCTGTGCAAATCTCTGCTTAAAGTGCGAATGCTAAATAAAGTGTTTGTTAATACAGTGCAGAAATACCTTTTAAGTGCCATACAGTACTATATATGTAAAATAGTCCCAGTAATGAAGATCTCTTCATTACatttcctccctcctctctTAAAAGCACAGTACCTCAGTCCTCCGACATTCTGGATAAACAGTCAGCAACCACATTAGCCTTCCCTGGCTTGTACTGCACCGTGAAATCAAATGGCTGCAGTGCCAAGTACCATCCAGCGATGCGGGCGTTGGCATCCCTCATTTGTCTCAACCACTGGAGGGCACGATGGTCAGTCTCTAAAATAAAGTGACGTCCCAAAAGATAGTACCTTAGAGCCTCGATAGCCCATTTCATGGCCAAACACTCCTTTTCCACTGTTGAATATCTTGTCTCCCTGTCAAGCAGCTTCCGACTCAGAAACACCACAGGTCTTCTTTCACCGTCCACCTCTTGTTGAAGAACGGCTCCAAGCCCCACTCCTGAAGCGTCTGTTTGTAAGATGAATGGCTTAGTGAAGTCTGGTGTGTGTAAAACTGGATGAGTACATACTGCTTGCTTGAGATCCTTAAACGCTCGATCACAGTCTTCCCTCCAGCACACTTTGTTGGGGGCTGCACCCTTTGTTAGATTGTtcagtacagctgatcgctctgcAAAAGAAGGTATGAATTTCCGGTACCAACCCACTAAACCAAGAAATCCTCTCACCTTCTTCTTGGTCGTTGGAACTGGGAAGGAATGTATTGCGTCCATCTTCCCCACTTGAGGCTTTATTTTCCCAAACCCAATGACAAAACCCAAATACTCCACTTCTCTCTTAGCTACATTACACTTCTTTGGGTTAACAGTCAGTCCAGCCAACCTGATGCGGTGTAGCACCTCCTGCAGGTGAGTCAGATGCTCCTCCCAAGACCGGCTATACACCACAACATCATCTAAATATGCTGCAGAAAATGCTGACACATCTCTCAGTACATGATCCATTAAACGTTGGAATGTTGCGGGCGCACCCTGGAGCCCAAATGGCATGACTCTAAATTGGTACATACCAAAAGGAGTTTTGAAGGCCGTCAGCTCTCTCGCTTCTGGTGCCAAAGCCACTTGCCAGTATCCTTTGCACAGATCCAGCGTTGTGATGTAACTTGCCGAACCGACTTTCTCCAGTAAGTCGTCCACCCTGGGCATCGGGTACGGGTCAAAGTTGGACACAGcatttaaatgtctaaaatcTATACAAAATCTCAGGGAGGCGTCTTTCTTTGGCACCAGCACAATCGGGCTGCACCACTCACTCCTAGACTCTTCAATTATTCCCAACTCCAAcatcagctttatttctttttccagtACCGGAACCAAACGTTCTGGTATGCGATAGCTCTTTTGCCGACTCGGTGCATCTTCTTTCAGCCGAATCTTATGTTGGACCAGTGATGTAAATCCTGGAACTTCTTTAAAGAGCTGAGGGTCCAAGAACGGTTTGATTTTTTCCTGCTCAGTAGGAGACAGATGAGAAACGTCAACCAAAGCACAGTCTGACATGCTAGTTGGGAGAAATTTTTCGGTCACTTCCTCATCCTTAACTGCTCTCACAAATAACTCCTGGTGCACAGGCTCTTGTCGGCTGCGAAACTCTTTCAACAAGTTGAGATGAAAAGTCTGATGCTTTTTAGCTCTTTCCGGCATGTACAGTTCATAAACCACTTTACTCACTTGTTTGGTGATCTCATATGGTCCATGCCATTTTgtcagcagcttgttgtcacTGGTAGGCAACAGTAACAGAACCTTCTGTCCTGGCAAGAAGACTCTGTCTCTGGCCTTCTGATCGTACCATGTCTTTTGATGTTGTTGAGCTGCTTTCAGGTTGTCCTGTGCAAAAGATGCCATTTCCTGCAACCGCTCTCTCATGTTAATGACGTATGCTGCAATGTTTTCACCCTCTGGCTTAGCGTCTTCCCAACAGTCCTTCAGTAGATCCAGCGGACCTCTCACTTGGCGGCCATACAATAACTCAAAGGGTGAAAAACCTGTAGACACTTGTGGAACCTCCCGGTAAGCAAATAACAGGTACGGCAGCCATTGGTCCCAGTCGGCACCTGTGTCAGAGACAAACTTGCGCAGCATATTTTTAAGAGTCTGATTATATCTTTCCACTAACCCGTCCGTCTGGGGGTGGTAAGGGGTGGTCTTAAGTCCTTTAATCCCTAATAATTTATAAACCTGCTGCAAAAGTTTGGACAAAAAATTTGTTCCACAATCTGTGAGAATTTCTCTTGGTATTCCTACTCTAGAGAACAACTGCAGAAGACAGTTAGCAACATGTCGGGCTTTAATGGATCTGAGAGGAAAAGCCTCAGGGTACCGTGTCGCATAGTCACATATCACCAATATGTAACGGCAACCTGTAGAGCTCCTCTCTAATGGACCCACAATATCCATGCCTAGCCTCTCAAACGGTGTCTCAATAATTGGCAGCGGCTGTAGGTGGGCTCGGGTTACTCGTCTGCCAGAAGTCAACTGACATTTTCCACAGGAACTACAAAATTTTGAAATCTGGGTATACATTCCCGGCCAGACAAAACGGCTACTGATTCTACTCAGCGTCTTATGAAAAGCCATATGACCTGCCCATGGAATTGAGTGGCCCAGCTCCATGACTTTGTACCTGAACTGTTGTGGAAGGGCTAATGCGTCACTCTGTCCCTTCTTCTGATACAAAATGCCTCCTTTAATAATGTAAACTGCATCTTCCACGAAGTCTAACCGGCGCTGATGAGTTCCCCCCCCAGTTACTTTTTCAAACCACGGTTTTAAAGTAGGATCATCTCTCTGGAGTGCACCTACATCTGAGGGAATGTCAAACTCCAACAAGTTATTTGGCTTAGACAACTGTCCTATCCCTTCATCACCTGAGCCTTTGAATTTCTCCATTCTTTTCTGAGCTCTtgactttttagtttttcccGGCTCTATTTCCAGAGACTCCCCATAAAAAGGCAGCTCTTCCAACACAGTCTTTGCACTTTGAGCTCTTGTGACTATATTACAAGGTTTCAGTGATTCTACTGGTATATCAGATTTTGGGCATAAATCCTGGGCCTCTCTGTTGGTAAGCCCTTTGGGTTCATATTCTGACTGGTGAATAAGGTCAAAAAGAGTGGGGATATCATTACCAAGTATAACGGAGTACGGCAAAGAGGGAACTACAGCTACATGTACCAAGTATGTTTGACCTCCCACTGTCAAATACACCTCAGCACTAGGGTAGACATGTTCATCTCCATGTACACATTTTATCTTAACCCCCACCCCACTTAGCTTTTCTTCAGAGATTAAGCTAGCATGCACTAGAGACTGGAAGCACCCAGAATCAAGCAAAGCTTCTTCTTTTTGCCCATTCACTAGAACAGAAACTGTACAAACCTTCTTTTGCACAGCCTCAATAGCTGGTCTTGGCACTGAACACAAAAGTGATGGCTTTGATTTAAGGGCGGGGCAAAAATGTTGCGTATGGCCAAAGCCATTACAATTGTAACATCTAATATCTTGCGCAGAAGACTTGTGAAATGACTTTTTTACATTAGGAGGTCTTTGAGAAGGGAGCTGCTttgaactagaaaaatttctagCCTGACTTTGACCAGAGCCCTGTTCACCCCCAGTGGACTTACTTGATGGGGCATAGTGAGTCTCTCGGCCAAAATAGGTGCTCTTGCTCCCCTTCCTGGCTGACGTGAAGACCTCTGCAAGAGTAGCTGCTTCTTTTGCCGTCTTCGGGTCGCGCTCACGGATCCAGATCTCCAACTCTGGATTAACCATTCTTAAAAACTGCTCCAGAATTATCTGCTCGGATATTTCTTGCACAGTACATTTATCAGGTTTAATCCATCTTGAAAACAAGTCTTTTAATCGCACATAAAGTTCACGTGGCGTCTCACCTGCTTCAATCTTCAGGCATCTGAAGCGGCGTCGATACGTATCAGCAGTGATTTCATATTTTGCCAGAATtgcctctttcactttttcatAGTCCTCAGAGTCAGCCATATCCATTAGAACATAGGCTGTGCGGGCCTTACCGGTCAACAAAGGGACCAGACGAACCGCCCACTCATCTCTAGCCCAGCGACACACCTGGGCCATCCTCTCGAACGTCGTCAGGAAATGCTCAATGTCATCATCCGTGGATAAGGGAAGAAACTTTGGTTCAATTATGGTCCTGGAACCACGAGCCAGCTGGACATCACCACCATCTGATTCTTCTGTAGGTGCTTCAGATGTCGTGGGTTGAAGATGTGCTTCTGATACATCAGATTTTCCAAGTACAGCATGCACTTGAAGCTGCATTTGTTGGAATTGATGCTGTATGCTTTTCCACCTCTGCTCCTGGCGGGAAAAATCTTTATCAATCTTCAGGTCTCTAGCCACTTGAGACCGCATCATAGATTTCACCATCACCGCCAGTTCCTCCAACTTATCTTCAGGGTTGGTTGTTGCCATTGTCTCCATTTCAGAAGAAGCTCCAGCTCCTTCCTCAGGCTCTCCCTCTTGGGCTGgcttttttcctcctctggtCATCATCTTCTCTGGCATGAAcatcccactcctgacaccacTTGTCACATGGACGACCTTGAGCGGTTGGGTTTTTGTTCAGTGAGACAGAGTCTTGAACCAGAGTCAGGTGGAGAACAGCAGCAGTTTATTTTTCCACTCAGCATCCACACAACACTGTCCTTCACAGCTGACACTGCAGTCTTAAATAGTCCCAGCTGTGACGGACCAAACCATATTAAATTGACAGGGGAATCTCTTAATCAATCTCCAccaatttacataaaatacattttattaaataccatacttctatttactttttataaatatttttccattttatcattACACCTTAAATAAACACCACAAATAAACCCAACAATCCCCCC includes:
- the LOC118562542 gene encoding uncharacterized protein LOC118562542 translates to MATTNPEDKLEELAVMVKSMMRSQVARDLKIDKDFSRQEQRWKSIQHQFQQMQLQVHAVLGKSDVSEAHLQPTTSEAPTEESDGGDVQLARGSRTIIEPKFLPLSTDDDIEHFLTTFERMAQVCRWARDEWAVRLVPLLTGKARTAYVLMDMADSEDYEKVKEAILAKYEITADTYRRRFRCLKIEAGETPRELYVRLKDLFSRWIKPDKCTVQEISEQIILEQFLRMVNPELEIWIRERDPKTAKEAATLAEVFTSARKGSKSTYFGRETHYAPSSKSTGGEQGSGQSQARNFSSSKQLPSQRPPNVKKSFHKSSAQDIRCYNCNGFGHTQHFCPALKSKPSLLCSVPRPAIEAVQKKVCTVSVLVNGQKEEALLDSGCFQSLVHASLISEEKLSGVGVKIKCVHGDEHVYPSAEVYLTVGGQTYLVHVAVVPSLPYSVILGNDIPTLFDLIHQSEYEPKGLTNREAQDLCPKSDIPVESLKPCNIVTRAQSAKTVLEELPFYGESLEIEPGKTKKSRAQKRMEKFKGSGDEGIGQLSKPNNLLEFDIPSDVGALQRDDPTLKPWFEKVTGGGTHQRRLDFVEDAVYIIKGGILYQKKGQSDALALPQQFRYKVMELGHSIPWAGHMAFHKTLSRISSRFVWPGMYTQISKFCSSCGKCQLTSGRRVTRAHLQPLPIIETPFERLGMDIVGPLERSSTGCRYILVICDYATRYPEAFPLRSIKARHVANCLLQLFSRVGIPREILTDCGTNFLSKLLQQVYKLLGIKGLKTTPYHPQTDGLVERYNQTLKNMLRKFVSDTGADWDQWLPYLLFAYREVPQVSTGFSPFELLYGRQVRGPLDLLKDCWEDAKPEGENIAAYVINMRERLQEMASFAQDNLKAAQQHQKTWYDQKARDRVFLPGQKVLLLLPTSDNKLLTKWHGPYEITKQVSKVVYELYMPERAKKHQTFHLNLLKEFRSRQEPVHQELFGDKIFNSGKGVFGHEMGYRGSKWLRQMRDANARIAGWYLALQPFDFTVQYKPGKANVVADCLSRMSED